In Panicum virgatum strain AP13 chromosome 5K, P.virgatum_v5, whole genome shotgun sequence, the genomic window TCCCGTAATCGTCCGCAGCAAACTTGGCGGCTAATCCATCCCTGTGTCATCATCAAGCATCAGCTGGTTTGATACCCCTGAAACCCGCCTGCCATTTCTATAATTTCTTCGTTTACAGCTATGAAAGCCTCTAAGCTGTTTCAATCCCTAATGCTTCATTCGTACCTAGACCCGTTATGCTTGCAccatttgtgtaatgcaccTTCCCTAAATAAAATTGCATGGTTCGTTCACTATTTTTTATTTACAAGCTAAATGTCGCGTCTACATTCTACAACCTTTGGTCagtcaaacattttttttttgaaacgaacagGCAGGCGAGCTGCCTATTATATTAATTAGAAGGGAAAAACCAAAAAAGACTAAAGGTACAACACTGTACAAAATGCCGCCTAAATACCGcgaaagcaaagcaaaacaaaacTTTACGCTTAGCATTTAAGCTCTGCTCACTAAATTAGTCAGTTGCTTGGCTTGGTCACGCAAACATTGCTTTTATGCTCATTTGCTGCGCACGAAATGTTTGCCCAAAACTTATCAAACTGGTACCTTTAGCTTCCAGCTATCAACATACCCAAAGGAAACAAACACCCGCCCACCTAATACTGCTTATTGTTTTGATTAGGTGGCTTTTCACATCAAACTTTTGCAGCACGAGGAAGCCACGATCCAGTGGCACCTCAAGTGGAAATTTCTATTGAACCTATCACTGAAAACGATCCTCCTCTGCCTTTTGAATCGGTCGTTGGTGATGGCTTATAATTAAGCATAACACATATGCTCTACATAATGGATCCTCATCTTATTGCTTCAACAAATAGTCATGCGTACAAAATACGTAATCGGCAGAAAAAATTTAGGGAAAAGTCAATTTTTCACTctcgaactatcgcaaaagtctgattttcaacattcaactacgaaaccggacaacataggccatccaattGTCAAAATCGGACAAATTTGGCCTTTAGGGtgattttgaaggtggttttgtattttctaaaaaattaaataaatctaattagatctaaaaatcaaaactaattcactttaaatcagaaaaatatgaaattagtaccaaaatttttctaaaaatgtaacatatctattattgctccatttgaatcttaattattaaaaataataggcataactgcaagcaaccaaatattatgaacataaaaaattagatctgaatagctcacaagttatgtgacaatagataggttatatttttagaaaacttttgatacccatatcataattttttgacttagAATGAATTACTTTTTTAGTGTaaattgaaatattttttattctcataaaatgaaaaaacaccttcaaaaccaccccaggGGTCAAATTTGTCCGGTTCTGACAGTTGGATGGCTTATGTTGttcggtttcgtagttgaaggttgaaaatcaaacTTTTACGATAGCTGGAGGGTGTAAACTGGACTTAACCCAAAAATTTATACGAATTTCCCTGCCGCGCGCGCTTAATGCACTAGTAAACCTGAATCGAGGCGTTGTGAGAGACAGGATGCTCATCGCGTAGCTGGTCGACATTTGTTTTCAGAATTCTAGTACTATGTACTTAAATTCCATCGTCTCCAGAGGGCCCCTTGCGACCTTCTGGCATAGTTGACCATGGGGTTATTATCTCTAAAACAATTGCCGCGAATCCTGGAGTCACGAGTCGGAGATCGGATCTCGAAAGCCGGAAGAACTCACACAATTGCATACTTAGACCAAGAGGAGTAGAGAGGCTGTGTAGAACAAGCAAACATGGAGTACATAACAGGCACGCTTAGACCAAACAAGCAAGCCTGTGTAGAAGGAGCAAACATGGCGTTGAGAGGCTTGGCAACAGCGCTGCTCCtaatcaacttctcctcttgtTATCTCTCTACTCCATCCTTGGCCACCTCTGATGGCTATGGCTTCATCCAGTGCCTGACACACAAGATACCCGGTGAGCTGATCGTCACGCCGGGCTCCAGCAACTTCACCAGCGTGCTTGTCTCAACCAGCAAGAACTCCAACTTCTTAACCAATACCACGGTGAAGCCAATTTGCATCGTCACCGTGGCAGACGCCTCCCACGCGCAGGCCGCCGTGGTGTGCGGGCGTCAGAACGGCGTGCGCCTCCGCGTGCGCAGCGGCGGGCACGACTACGAGGGCCTGTCCTACCGGTCGGCGCGGGCCGAGGTGTTCGCGGTGGTCGACCTCGCCAACCTCCGCGCCATCACCGTGTCCGCCGACGAGGAGTGTGGGCCGACTGCGTGGGtcgactccggcgccaccgTCGGCCAGCTCTACTACACCATCGCCAAGACCAACCCGGAGCTCGGTTTCCCGGCCGGCGAGTGCCCGACTCTCGGTGTCGGCGGTCACTTcagcggcggcgggatcggCATGATGATGCGCAGGCACGGGCTCGCCGTCGACCATGTCATCGACGCCAAGCTGGTCAACGCCGACGGCGAGCTTCTCGACAGGGCAACCATGGGAGAGGATCTGTTCTGGGCCatccgaggaggcggcggggagagCTTCGGCATTGTCCTGTCATGGAAGGTGGGCCTCGTGAAGGTCCCACCGACAGTGACAATGTTTCGCATCCCTAGGACGCTTGAGCAGGGCGCTGCGGACATCGTGACCAAGTGGCAAGTTGTCGGGGCAACCCTGCTGCCCAGGGACATCAACATGATGGTTATTCTGCAGGGTCAACAGGCCGTGTTCCAGGCCCTGTACCTGGGCAGGTGCGATGAGATCCTGCCGACCATCGCGTCCCTTCTCCCGGAGCTAAACGCGACGGAATCCGACTGCAACGAGATGACCTGGCTTGAAGCGATGGCGTTCATCGGCTTCCGCGGCAACACCAACACAACGGCGCTCCTGGACCGGAACATCGGCTACAATGCCTTCTTCAAGGTCAAGTCCGACTACGTCCGACATGCCATCGACAAGGAGGTCTGGCCGGAGATCTTCAACTGGTTCTCCATGAACGGCTCCGGGTTCGTGATGCTGGAACCCCACGGCGGGGTCATCGGCACCATCCCCGCCGGGGCGACTCCGTACCCGCACCGGAGCGGTGTGTTGTACATCATCCAGTACATCGCTccctggccggccggcgacgatGGCTCGACTGCGAGAAACTGGGTCAGAGACTTCTACAACTTCATGGGGCAGTACGTGACCAAGAGCCCCAGAGAGGCGTACATTAACTTCCGGGACCTAGATATcggcgagaacaaagtggtgaaTGACGTCAGCGTGTTCGGTAGCAGTAAGGTGTGGGGTAAAAAGTACTTTGGTGGCAACTTCAAAAGGCTCGCGAAGGTGAAGGGGATGGTGGATCCAACTGATTACTTCAGGAATGAGCAGAGCATCCCGCCACTGCTCCAAGGCTATTGAATCTAGTGAAGTTGTGTTTCCCGTGTGCGTTGTACTATTAGTGGCGCGAGTGCTTACCTTGGTATTTCTGTCTTGTgattgttttcaatgaatccgCACCAAACACGGCCTGAAGCTCAAGCTGTTCAAGATATTGACATAGTACATTCAAGATTGAATACACTTTCATACATTTAATATCCATCTACCAATGCTCTGCTCAAAGGAATTTCACAATACACTATCACAAGTGCAGGCGACGGTTCTGCAGAATAGACAAGTGTTTCACACAAGATTACTGGAGCAAAGCAATTTGATATAGAACAACAATAGACCATATTGTTGTATTTACATGCCCATTTACATAAATGGCTACCTAGTGGCAGGCAACCATTTTGTCAAGCAGGAACAACTTCACATTGATAAGTCAAGAAAATATATTCTCGTAAAAAAAGAATACAGATTAGTAGTATATCACATTTTCTGAAGTTTACCTTGGGTACCCTATAAAACAACCAGCTTTAAGCCTTGAAGTGTCTTTTATGGATGGAGGCCAATGCTGATTTTTGAAGGCCCTGATACACCACTCCACACTCTGGACTGCATGCTACTTGACACGCCTTTCCCCAACTTGGTACATCAACTCCTCCTGTTTGACTGGATGCTACTTGACACACCTTTCCCCAACTTGGGCACAACAACACATCCAGAAATCCGGCTTGCATAACCAATGACATCCCTGACCAAACCTCTGACAATAGTCATCGTGTAATACCTTGCCGATTCAAGGGTCATATTGCTCGGAAAACCTATTATGACGAACAAGGCAGTTAGGCAAATATGTTATCAAGTACTAGTATATTTCAGTTCATAAACCAAAGCGTCAATTACAGCAAGAGTTGAGGGCATGAGAACAGAGCACCGCTTTGGTCGTTGCTCCTAACGAGGACGTGCTGCGGCAGGCCGAtgccgacgccggcgagcgtgAAACCGACGCTGAACcccacgccgcagccggcgccgacGTACCCAATCACCTCGGGGCCGAACCCGGGGCCCCAGTCGACTCCGCAACCGAGGCCGAGCCCCATGCCCCAGAACGCGCCGGCCGTCGGGTGGACGGGGTCCCACCGCTCGTACCGCCCAAAAACCACTAATGATCAGCGAAGTGTTACGGTGTGGGAGGAACCTCCCTCTAAAATAATCTAAGCCGTTGATCTTTAGAATCTATCTTTTTGTCTAATGAGGGGTACTTTAGtaacatactccctccttccctgtttataaggcatacacgtatatcaagattcaaaccttgtcatctttgacc contains:
- the LOC120706366 gene encoding berberine bridge enzyme-like Cyn d 4; translation: MEYITGTLRPNKQACVEGANMALRGLATALLLINFSSCYLSTPSLATSDGYGFIQCLTHKIPGELIVTPGSSNFTSVLVSTSKNSNFLTNTTVKPICIVTVADASHAQAAVVCGRQNGVRLRVRSGGHDYEGLSYRSARAEVFAVVDLANLRAITVSADEECGPTAWVDSGATVGQLYYTIAKTNPELGFPAGECPTLGVGGHFSGGGIGMMMRRHGLAVDHVIDAKLVNADGELLDRATMGEDLFWAIRGGGGESFGIVLSWKVGLVKVPPTVTMFRIPRTLEQGAADIVTKWQVVGATLLPRDINMMVILQGQQAVFQALYLGRCDEILPTIASLLPELNATESDCNEMTWLEAMAFIGFRGNTNTTALLDRNIGYNAFFKVKSDYVRHAIDKEVWPEIFNWFSMNGSGFVMLEPHGGVIGTIPAGATPYPHRSGVLYIIQYIAPWPAGDDGSTARNWVRDFYNFMGQYVTKSPREAYINFRDLDIGENKVVNDVSVFGSSKVWGKKYFGGNFKRLAKVKGMVDPTDYFRNEQSIPPLLQGY